A region from the Gloeocapsa sp. PCC 73106 genome encodes:
- a CDS encoding GntR family transcriptional regulator, translated as MFQFQIQSDSEVPPSKQLFEQLKFAIATRHYAPGQRLPSIRQLAQQTRLHRNTISKVYRLLEGAGFVEPKTGSGIYVKAQGDELGSNFNSDLGKQYPQGQKIVSESIEALLAEGCTLNQVKELYLAAIDWRIRCLGRIIITVPQRDVEAGELMLQELTQALATKIELVLLESLTSFLTQVKLATVITSRYFIQEVIPITQETHARLIPIDIYDYAKELEVIQALPSGAYLGLVSLSSGTLEVAEKIVHTLRGEEVITLTAQAKDRHKLQRLVRSTQIIISDRASGEQIKRAIDAVRDELIRFPRLIWTDNYISVTSIQTLQAKLGIVSNSPSH; from the coding sequence ATGTTTCAGTTTCAAATTCAGTCAGATAGCGAGGTTCCTCCCTCAAAACAGCTATTTGAACAACTAAAATTTGCGATCGCCACCCGTCATTATGCACCGGGACAACGTTTACCGAGTATTAGACAGCTAGCTCAACAAACGCGATTGCATCGTAATACAATAAGCAAGGTATATCGACTCTTAGAGGGTGCAGGCTTTGTTGAACCGAAAACGGGTTCAGGAATCTACGTTAAAGCCCAAGGAGACGAACTCGGATCTAATTTTAATTCCGACCTAGGTAAACAATATCCCCAAGGGCAAAAAATCGTCTCTGAAAGTATAGAAGCACTATTAGCCGAAGGTTGTACCCTCAATCAAGTCAAAGAATTATATCTAGCCGCTATCGACTGGCGTATACGCTGTCTAGGGAGAATTATCATCACCGTACCCCAAAGAGACGTAGAAGCGGGAGAATTAATGCTCCAGGAGTTAACACAGGCTTTAGCAACTAAGATAGAGTTAGTTCTACTAGAAAGCTTAACCTCATTTCTGACTCAAGTTAAGCTAGCCACAGTGATTACTAGTCGTTATTTTATTCAAGAAGTAATCCCAATTACTCAGGAAACTCACGCCCGACTCATTCCCATAGATATCTACGACTACGCTAAAGAATTAGAAGTTATTCAAGCATTACCCTCAGGAGCTTATCTCGGTTTGGTGAGTCTAAGTAGTGGTACCCTAGAGGTAGCAGAAAAGATCGTTCATACCCTGCGCGGTGAAGAAGTCATTACCCTGACAGCTCAAGCTAAAGATAGGCATAAACTGCAGCGTCTGGTACGCTCAACTCAGATTATTATCAGCGATCGCGCTAGTGGTGAGCAGATTAAACGAGCCATAGACGCCGTCAGAGATGAACTGATCCGTTTTCCCCGACTGATTTGGACCGATAACTATATTAGCGTCACCTCGATTCAAACCCTGCAAGCCAAACTAGGAATTGTCTCTAATTCCCCCAGTCACTAA